TAGCCGCTCCAGTGCTGTACAGGAGCCGAAGGGACGCACCACGACAGCCCCAGCCCGGCTCCAGCGACAGTCAACGCCTTTTGCAGCGCGGCGACTTCGAAGCCGCCGCCCCGGAGCTGCCCTTTCCTCTTCGGTGAAGTTTTTAAAAGCTGCTAAAGACTCGGAGGAAGCAAGGAAAGTGCCTGGTAGGACTGACGGCTGCCTttgtcctcctcctctccaccccgcctccccccaccctgctcccccctccccgccccgcgtCTTCTCTCCCGCAGCTGCCTCAGTCGGCTACTCTCCGCCAACCCCCCTTactgcccctctccccaccctccctcccccgtCGGCCCAGCGCTGCCAGCCCGAGTTTGCAGAGAGGTAACTCCCTTTGGCTGCGAGCGGGCGAGCTAGCTGCACATTGCAAAGAAGGCTCTTAGGAGCCAGGCGACTGGGGAGCGGCTTCAGCACTGCAGCCACGACCTGCCTGGTTAGGCTGCACGCGGAGAGAACCCTCCGTTTCCCCCCACTCTCTCTCTACTTCCTCCTGCTTTCCCCACCCCGAGTGCGGAGCCAGAGATCAAAAGATGAAAAGACAGTCAGGGCTTCAgtagccaaaaaataaaacaaacaaaaacaaaacaaaacaaaaaaaacgaaataaaagaaaaagataataactCAGTTCTTATTTGCACCTACTTCAGTGGACACTGAATTTGGAAGGTggaggattttgttttttcttttaagattcgGGCATCTTTTGAATCTACCCTTCAAGTGTTAAGAGACAGACTGTGAGCCTAGCAGGGCAGATCTTGTCCACCGTGTGTCTTCTTCTGCAGGAGACTTTGAGGCTGTCAGAGCTCTTTTTGCGTGGTTGCTCCCGCAAGTTTCCTTCTCTGGAGCTTCCCGCAGGTGGGCAGCTAGCTGCAGCGACTACCGCATCATCACAGCCTGTTGAACTCTTCTGAGCAAGAGAAGGGGAGGCGGGGTAAGGGAAGTAGGTGGAAGATTCAGCCAAGCTCAAGGATGGAGGTGCAGTTAGGGCTGGGGAGGGTCTACCCTCGGCCGCCGTCCAAGACCTACCGAGGAGCTTTCCAGAATCTGTTCCAGAGTGTGCGCGAAGTGATCCAGAACCCGGGCCCCAGGCACCCAGAGGCCGCGAGCGCAGCACCTCCCGGCGCCAgtttgcagcagcagcagcagcagcagcaagaaacTAGCCcccggcagcagcagcagcagcagggtgaGGATGGTTCTCCCCAAGCCCATCGTAGAGGCCCCACAGGCTACCTGGTCCTGGATGAGGAACAGCAGCCTTCACAGCCTCAGTCAGCCCCGGAGTGCCACCCCGAGAGAGGTTGCGTCCCAGAGCCTGGAGCCGCCGTGGCCGCCGGCAAGGGGCTGCCGCAGCAGCTGCCAGCACCTCCGGACGAGGATGACTCAGCTGCCCCATCCACGTTGTCTCTGCTGGGCCCCACTTTCCCCGGCTTAAGCAGCTGCTCCGCCGACCTTAAAGACATCCTGAGCGAGGCCAGCACCATGCAACTCCTTCAGCAACAGCAGCAGGAAGCAGTATCCGAAGGCAGCAGCAGCGGGAGAGCGAGGGAGGCCTCGGGGGCTCCCACTTCCTCCAAGGACAATTACTTAGGGGGCACTTCGACCATTTCTGACAGCGCCAAGGAGCTGTGTAAGGCAGTGTCGGTGTCCATGGGCTTGGGTGTGGAGGCGTTGGAGCATCTGAGTCCAGGGGAACAGCTTCGGGGGGATTGCATGTACGCCCCAGTTTTGGGAGTTCCACCCGCTGTGCGTCCCACTCCGTGTGCCCCATTGGCCGAATGCAAAGGTTCTCTGCTAGACGACAGCGCAGGCAAGAGCACTGAAGATACTGCTGAGTATTCCCCTTTCAAGGGAGGTTACACCAAAGGGCTAGAAGGCGAGAGCCTAGGCTGCTCTGGCAGCGCTGCAGCAGGGAGCTCCGGGACACTTGAACTGCCGTCCACCCTGTCTCTCTACAAGTCCGGAGCACTGGACGAGGCAGTTGCGTACCAGAGTCGCGACTACTACAACTTTCCACTGGCTCTGGCCGGGCCGCCGCCCCCTCCACCGCCTCCCCATCCCCACGCTCGCATCAAGCTGGAGAACCCGCTGGACTATGGCAGCGCCTGGGCGGCTGCGGCGGCGCAGTGCCGCTATGGGGACCTGGCGAGCCTGCATGGCGCGGGTGCAGCGGGACCCGGCTCTGGGTCACCCTCAGCGGCCGCTTCCTCATCCTGGCACACTCTCTTCACAGCCGAAGAAGGCCAGTTGTATGGACCgtgtggtggtgggggcggcggcggtggcggcggcggcggcggcgcaggCGAGGCGGGAGCTGTAGCCC
This portion of the Macaca thibetana thibetana isolate TM-01 chromosome X, ASM2454274v1, whole genome shotgun sequence genome encodes:
- the AR gene encoding androgen receptor isoform X2 produces the protein MEVQLGLGRVYPRPPSKTYRGAFQNLFQSVREVIQNPGPRHPEAASAAPPGASLQQQQQQQQETSPRQQQQQQGEDGSPQAHRRGPTGYLVLDEEQQPSQPQSAPECHPERGCVPEPGAAVAAGKGLPQQLPAPPDEDDSAAPSTLSLLGPTFPGLSSCSADLKDILSEASTMQLLQQQQQEAVSEGSSSGRAREASGAPTSSKDNYLGGTSTISDSAKELCKAVSVSMGLGVEALEHLSPGEQLRGDCMYAPVLGVPPAVRPTPCAPLAECKGSLLDDSAGKSTEDTAEYSPFKGGYTKGLEGESLGCSGSAAAGSSGTLELPSTLSLYKSGALDEAVAYQSRDYYNFPLALAGPPPPPPPPHPHARIKLENPLDYGSAWAAAAAQCRYGDLASLHGAGAAGPGSGSPSAAASSSWHTLFTAEEGQLYGPCGGGGGGGGGGGGGAGEAGAVAPYGYTRPPQGLAGQEGDFTAPDVWYPGGMVSRVPYPSPTCVKSEMGPWMDSYSGPYGDMRLETARDHVLPIDYYFPPQKTCLICGDEASGCHYGALTCGSCKVFFKRAAEGKQKYLCASRNDCTIDKFRRKNCPSCRLRKCYEAGMTLGAAVVSERILRVVGVSEWLP
- the AR gene encoding androgen receptor isoform X1 → MEVQLGLGRVYPRPPSKTYRGAFQNLFQSVREVIQNPGPRHPEAASAAPPGASLQQQQQQQQETSPRQQQQQQGEDGSPQAHRRGPTGYLVLDEEQQPSQPQSAPECHPERGCVPEPGAAVAAGKGLPQQLPAPPDEDDSAAPSTLSLLGPTFPGLSSCSADLKDILSEASTMQLLQQQQQEAVSEGSSSGRAREASGAPTSSKDNYLGGTSTISDSAKELCKAVSVSMGLGVEALEHLSPGEQLRGDCMYAPVLGVPPAVRPTPCAPLAECKGSLLDDSAGKSTEDTAEYSPFKGGYTKGLEGESLGCSGSAAAGSSGTLELPSTLSLYKSGALDEAVAYQSRDYYNFPLALAGPPPPPPPPHPHARIKLENPLDYGSAWAAAAAQCRYGDLASLHGAGAAGPGSGSPSAAASSSWHTLFTAEEGQLYGPCGGGGGGGGGGGGGAGEAGAVAPYGYTRPPQGLAGQEGDFTAPDVWYPGGMVSRVPYPSPTCVKSEMGPWMDSYSGPYGDMRLETARDHVLPIDYYFPPQKTCLICGDEASGCHYGALTCGSCKVFFKRAAEGKQKYLCASRNDCTIDKFRRKNCPSCRLRKCYEAGMTLGARKLKKLGNLKLQEEGEASSTTSPTEETAQKLTVSHIEGYECQPIFLNVLEAIEPGVVCAGHDNNQPDSFAALLSSLNELGERQLVHVVKWAKALPGFRNLHVDDQMAVIQYSWMGLMVFAMGWRSFTNVNSRMLYFAPDLVFNEYRMHKSRMYSQCVRMRHLSQEFGWLQITPQEFLCMKALLLFSIIPVDGLKNQKFFDELRMNYIKELDRIIACKRKNPTSCSRRFYQLTKLLDSVQPIARELHQFTFDLLIKSHMVSVDFPEMMAEIISVQVPKILSGKVKPIYFHTQ